CCTCCCGCAAACCTTCCTTGACGACTTCCTTGACGCCGACGCGGCGCcagagggaggaggcgacTCGGAGGAGGCCGCGGTTcgaggagagcagcgagaagctGAGACTGACAGCCGAGGGCGGGAGAACGAGCTGGCGAAAAGGACCTAAATCGCAGAGCGGAGACGGCAGGCGGTGGCGGCACTCTTCGTGGAGCGTCCGGTTGCaccagagacagcggaggcCGTCGAGGCCGAAGttcgaactgcatgcgaggcCACAGCAGCAGCAAGTCGCCTCCGCAGAGAGGTTCCCCTGAATGAAGACATGGGGCGTCGGCGCGGGAAGACACGGCGTCTTGCAGTCAAGTCTCTCcgcgaggcggagacacTTGGTGTGGGCGTACCGCTGACACAAAGTGCAAGCCCAGCCTGTGTTCCGGTAGATCAGGAAACCGGAGATCAGCTGCCGACAGACCGAGCAGTagcgcggagacgaagaagaagagaacggctCCCACTGATGCAGAGACTTGGGGATCAGACCCTGAGACCCCGATTTGTTGTAGTGGTGGACCCGGTACCGCCAGAAGatctgagagagaagcaagaggaagcagacggtCGCCAGGACGCTCAAGACGATGTGAATCATCCGCGAGGTCGCGCCGTCGGTGGCCAGGAAGGGTACTAAACGAGCCAGGCCGGAGAGGCCGGCCTCGAGCGCCGCCGCCGAGACATTCTTCCATGTGCGGAAGCAGAGCCCCAGGGTCTGTGCAGCGAAACTGAGGAACGACGGACAGTCGCTGTCACCGTAGTATGTGCAGAAGAGGTCTTCAGACGCGTCCGCCGggggcgaaggagacacggggACTCCCAAGCAACACCCCAGACCAACGAAGAAAAGCACTGCCAGCGAGGCCAGCAGAAAACGGCGCGAACCATGACAAGCAGACGAAGGGCCAGCGCAGAGGGAACGCGAGGCCAGCTGCGCCATCTCCGGGGCCACCGCTcacgagaaaacgcaggaggaaaagaaggaaaagaacgaaaagaaggaaaagaaggaaaagaaggaaaagaaggaaaagaaggaaaagaagagacagacaacgaagaaggtTCCAGGGAAACGGACGCAAAGACCGCGTAGAAcgtccagagagagagaggggacagCGTAGAGTCCAAAACGTGGAAAGACCGAGAGACACATGCGGAGAAACCTGGAGCGCACCAGAGGAGCCTcgccagagaggaaaagaaggatACGAAAGGGTGAGAGCCGTCAGCGAGACAAGGCACGCTCTACTTGTTgaacagaaacgaggagTAACGCATCGGGTCTTCCTGGAGGAGTCTCCTTGTGTCAGTGCGGAGACACAGTAGTGCCATTGTCGGAGGGAGACGCGACGATAACAGAAGACAAAAAAAATCGCGGCAACCGCGATCgacggaaaggagaaggacgaagtgACAGAAACACGCAAATGAGAAATACAAGGACGatgaaaaaaaacagtgtATCGATAGTTCGTACCCCGTCCTCCGGCGTCGCCTCAAGGTCGACGCAATGATTCGTTCCGTCGGCAAACGTCAATTGGACATGTGACCTGTCGATTTTGAAGACAGTTTTCGGAAAGGACGTTTTCTATgtcttgtctgtcttcttgttAGTCGGGACTTGCAActtgaaaagaaaggaaacccTGAGAGGGAAGATGTGCTTAGGAAGGAAGGCGCACTGGGCCGTCTCCAGTCCGGTCACCCCTGACGGTCTCTCATAGTGTCCTGTGGCCTGTGACACTGTCTAAGTGAAGATGTGTAAAAGGGattgcttcctcctcgctcttgaGCCCTCGGCGCCCGATCGCCGCAGATCCAGAGAAGTGGAAGTTATCCGTCAGCTTTAAAGTGCAAGGGAAGGCTGGGACATCGGGCGCCGCGActgaagggagaaagaaaaacaagttCCTCGTACAGAAGGGCAACTCTGGAGAGGTAAAATGTGTCACGTAGGGGAAAACGCACTGGTCTTTTGCGCGAGAACGGAGTGGCTAAACGAATTTGGGGCGCGGGCCGGGAAAGAATGCGGCGTCGCCAGTAATGCTCGTCGTCACCTATCTGAAGGAAGAATGCACTTACAGGACTCTATCGTTTCCCTTCTAACAATTTTGGCATCGCTCGAAGAATGTGCAACAGAAAAGCCAGTCACCGAGCCGAGATTTGCACCGTTGACCACGAGACGAGCCGCTGTGTGGAGGGCCGGTGCGATGTTCCACAGGTGAGAAAATGCGAAAGAAGCGCTTTTCGCGGCCCAGAAGGCGAAAATTGGCGAtagagaaaaggaaatgaGGAGACGggaaacgggagaaacgAACCGCGATttgagaaaacaaaaaagcGTGCCGCCACCGGTTAGTCCGACAGGATagtgtggagacagacatgTCAGCTGACGGAAGACGGGTGCAGCAGATTTATATTACAGTCTCACTTCCTTTCAATATCATCTTTCTCTGGGAGAAAAGGCTCGAAAAAACACTTGCGAAAACGGGTATTTTTTCTCCGTTTATAACGCGAAGCAAATCCCTGCACGCAGGTTTCGGACGATGCCAGTAGGGACGTCTGCGGAGCGACTGCAAAGCTGGGGCAACGAACTCGGTACGACACAGCAGGAGTTTGTAGGAAAGCCACAAAAAATGATCTTTACACGCACTAAAAACAGAGCAGACAAGGCACTTGTCCAAGGGGCCGTTTCCTGTTTCGGGCTCTGGCAAGACCTTTTCTCCAATTTCTAGGTCTCGAAATGGAGATGTGGTGACTCTGAGCAAGTCAAACAGATTGTGTAAGATTGTACACACGTGCAGGTCCTGCACCTGCCTCGATGCTGCCTTTCAGAAGCTTTTGACACAGAGGTGACAGGGACGATTCTTCAAGGATCTCTCAGAGTTCTCTGTCAGGAGCCTTGAAAGACATCGATACAGGAGAGTTACTGAGCACGTTTCCAACGAACAGAGGCCTTCGGGGGAATGAGATCGTGTCACCTCGTCATGTGGCGCTTATGGGGAAAATGCGAGAGAGGGGGGACTAAAAGTTTACCTTCTGAttgcctctctttttctgatGTGAGAGCTGTCAGATTCGTGGAGCTGTGGCTCATGGATGCTTGGGATACACCCATGTGCGTAAGGGTGCGAAAATTCTAGTATACGACCGTATATTCGTAGGTAGAACCCACTTCATAAATGAGCTGTTATGTCTTGCTGTTGATCCATAAATGAAGTCAAAACGATCTGGACAATTCGGCTCCTTGTACAGACGATACACTCGTTTTACCCATGACACGCACAATACGCATGAAACCTTGCAAACACAGCATTCGGCTTCCCATGAGAGCTGCAAATGCGGCATCATCGTAAACTGGATAGGTAGATACTTCCTGCATATGCTACAGATCCCACCACGTCATTACCCAGATTTCCGCTTGATTTGATCGAGAGATTCAATCGAAGTTCAGGTACTTCGTTCTGGGTGCTAGCAGGAATGCTGCCACATACAGGGCTTTCACAGGCGAAGTCTGGACATGTAGTAGCCTAATAAGTTTGATGAATGCCTCTTTCAGAAGTGCAAGCAAAAAATGGGGTATGTTTCGTTGACGTCCAGTATCGTTTCTGGGTAGGTAACTGGATGTCTTCAGTCTATTGGGGTGCAACTTGGCAGCAAAGCCCGAACTCGTGGCAAACACCGATCAGTGGAGAAATCCAACACTAGAATAACTCCGAAAGCCTTGACTATGAGAAAAACTAACTTCCACTTTCTGACGATGTCGACTGTGTTGACAGACAGACCGGTCAAATTCACATATCAGGGCAGACTGAGACCAATCCTGTGACCGTCATATTCGCTACAATTACTGTTTTCAAGAAGCTGCAGTACCCGTTCTCACAGGCATCTGTCTATTTGATTTGAGATGGAGAGCTTGTTTCGTAGAGTGTAGCGTTTTGATATCGTAGCGCTAGCACACGCGGGTTAGTGGTGACGTAGTGCGTAACTCTCACACGGAGTTTAGCAATTGTTGTACCTCTGCATTCACCGACACCATTTTGCAGGCGGTTCAACGGCGTTCCCAGGGATGGGGTGTCAGTAACGGTCCAAGCTGTAAACTATGGACTTCTTAACTTAAAAGGAAGAGGCATCTCATTCAGGAGATCACCCTGGCATTCGCTGTTTGCTGATATCAGCAGGATTCCTGAATGGGTCACTGGAGACTACATGATTCGGGAGTGGCTATGAGAAAAACCTCAAATCGAAAAGCACGTTATTCTGATAACAAGTCGGTGGCTCTGGGACTGGCGAAAGAGCTGGAATGCATCTTTCCAATTGTTTGCGCGCAAAGGACGATGCCGATACAAAATAGTTGTACGGTCGTGCAGCAGAACAGGACATGTCTGTCTAAGTAGcgcagcagcggctgcaATGTAAACATCTCTCTATGAATTGCATTGGAGTGACTAAGATTCTTTAAAGACACGTATATGTCTGTCGAAAAACGTTTTTATCATCCGTTGTACATAATGGACCCAGAATTCTTCACATATGGAAGACGTTGCCTGGTTCTGGTGCGGATACAGAGCTTCTGTAAGCTCATCGACGAGGCCTTTTGATTCAGAGTTGCCTCCCAATGTGTCCTGGTAAGGAACAAAAGGCCCAGAGTCGTCATATCGTGAAACCCTTTTTGTGACTGTAGAACTGTTCAGACTTGCCGGCGGTTACCATTCTGCAACACTTACGACCGTAGTAACAAGCTGCGCAGCTTCGACTTTCCGCTTAAGGCAGCATTGCTACGGTGTTGCACCAGATACAGAGCCTGCGAAGAAGGGTTAGCGTAAACTCTTGAACAAAGTGCTCTATGGAATTTACCGACAGATCTGGGGATGAACCGGCGTTTGTTGCTTGCCCTGTGAATTGTATTCTGCTTTCTACCCCTGGTCTTGTACAATCTTCTATGCACAGCCATCTACAAACATCGATTCTGCAAGGCAAGAAGCGATAATGAATACGGCAGCTAGAACACCCGCTCGACATCGCCCCTACCTTTCCCATTACATTGAAAAGAGCAATGCTGCTACTATTCCTGTTAGCTTGACGAAATCCTCATTAAAAAACGCAGAGCATAATTGTGCGAATATAGACCTGCGTCATGCTGCTCCAATCGTTGATCGATTAATTGCCATCAGCCAAGAAACGCTACCACGAGGCCCCCGCTCTTGCATTTCAAACAAGCGCAACCACTTCGATATGCGCGATGGGAAAGATCCGACCTAGTCGCAGCGGCCGATAAACATCCTCCACTAGTCCAACCACATTCCACACATCCGTCGTCAAAAGCAAAGACATAAAGGGATTACTGAGCAAATGACCACAGCCGAATATTACTGCGGTCTCAGAAATGGAGCAGCACCGTTACGGGAAAACCCGCATCGTGGCTCCATGCAAAACGCGTGAACAAGCTTGATAACAACGTGCCCAAAAGGCTTTGGCGACGCGGCTGcttcgagaaaggaaactgtGGTGGCTTCTAGTGAAGCCTAAAATGTTTGGGACACTTTACTTGCCCCGAGAATCAGAGAAATGAAAGTTTCGGCAAAATCTCAATGCTACCACTATCCTCGCGCGCGGGGAAGATACCTCCCCCCGACGCGGATCAACATGGGAAACCGCAGCATTTCTAGAGCACCACTCATTTGTTCTGCCTGTTTAGCTTCGCTTGTTCATTTGCACAATTTAACCACCGAAACCGTAGAGGGTTCTGCCCTGGCGCTTCAGGGAGTAGACGATGTCCATAGCGGTGACGGTCTTTCTGCGAGCGTGCTCCGTGTAGGTGACGGAGTCCTTGATGATGTTCTCAAGGAACACCTTCAAGACACCACGGATCTCTTCGTAGATGAGACCAGAAATACGCTTCACACCACCACGACGCGCCAGACGGCGAATGGCCGGCTTGGTGATACCCTGGATGTTATCACGCAACACCTTTCGGTGACGCTTCGCGCCTCCCTTTCCCAAACCCTTTCCGCCCTTGCCTCGGCCCGACATTTtgcagaaaagacaggaTGTGCGTAACTCGGAGTGGAAACGATACAAAATGTATCGAAAGAATTATGGGTGcaacgaagaggcgaaagagtGAAGCACTCAAAATTGATGTGGTTCACCCGCCGGCAATCATCCCCCCTACACTCCCTGCCGTCTCAGACCCACTTTCAGACGCCGCGTGCGGGGGGATGACAATTCCCTGACACCAGGTGCACCTTTCCGACCCGGAGTTTTTAAACGAGCTAGCCGGCTAGTAGCAGTCTGTGCGACGAATAAAAGGGTGCGTCGCTGTGTGGATGGTGGTGATGGAGATGATGTGGCGGGggtttgtttttctgccgGGATACGCAGGatttacacacacacacacacacacgcagttGTTCTCAGTTGCAGTGAAATCGGGTTGCCGAGTGGATATGTTTTAGCGCCCGTTCAGAAGTATAGCGTAACACCTCGCAACAACTTCCTGCTGCACGGTGGTGCATAGCAATCGGGGATGCGTTCGATTTcccctcgtcttttttctacCTGTTCCGGCCAGTTCACACCGGACCATTGCGGTGGGAGTGAGTGAGTCGAGGGAGCATCCCACGACGCCTGCCTGCCGATACACACGAAGCTGGATTTTTGGACATAGAAACACGAGGACAGTCACTGGACGTCTGCTTTTCCGGCGGTACTGAGACACTTTTAGAGAAAAATTGCTTCGTGGACGCGGCCCAGTCCAAAGCGCCAGCTTCGAATTGCACGCAGCTACACTGGTCCTCCCGTTAACATCTCACCTTCCGCCTCTGCCAGGATTTTTTTGCCCTGTGAAGAGCGGAAATTCTTTTCACGGGTGTCTGTGTTGCGCccggttttttcttttttatTTACGCCGATTTCTAACGTGCGATCTGAGCTGTATGCAGCATCTGTTGTATAGTAGTTCGTAAATACGTCTCAGAATATCTATGGAGGGACAGTTGCTTCGCCATGTCTGGGGCAAGCGAGTCGTATAGAAACATTTGTCCCGTGCTGTCTGCAGTAGCGTACACGCTTATGACTGTCGTTGTGGTTGCACCAGTTGGGGTGACCGCAGCGCACCGGTTGTTTTATGGTCCTACGTCAAACATTACCTCTACCATCGGGACGAAGTTCACTAGTTGCCGCACGGAGCGATCACTAATCACGTCAGCGATGGCACGCAGTTGGCGTGCGATAGCAGGGTCTGTAGTACCTAATGTTTAAAAGTCGAGCCGTGAAAATGATATTCAGGTCCCCTTACGGTAACACATTCGGTAGTGATTGCGGGTGCAGGGTGGCTTTCACGACACCGATGATTCTGTTTGAAAAATATTGAAACAGTGTGGATGGTGGTTGCAGCCAATGAATGCAacgtcgtctttctctcatGGACAAAGATAATGTACATTGAGGTGTGCAGAGTTGGCGCGTGTCGTGCTGGAGCACGCGAATCCGACAGACTAAGCCAACCGGCTCCTCGACGAAGCAAACCATGTACTCCGGGTATAGCTGAGCTTGAAACTTTTCAGAAAAGCGCCATCGTCGAGCACTTAGGGAGACCAAACGTTAACGTCGAACGTAATCGCCTGTGAGTATTTGTGAGGGAATTCGATGTACGTTTGTACAGTGTCACGGTCCCGGATCAACAACGTTATTGGCAGTTTCACAATGTACGCACGACACGAATTACGCATATAACTAGGTAGTTTAATACGCATCTATGGAGAATTGTAATACATTTCTGGATAAACTTACAAGTGCCCCTGCGAAGGTGAATAAAGGAAGCACGTTCGGGGTGCGTCCCGCGAAAAATACACTCCGATTTCGCACAGAGGGCTTTGACGCTTGTGCGGATCGGCCCACGCTTCTGTGTCCGAGAGGTGCACTTGCAGTCCAGCATCGGTATGAACGACTGCGAGAAACACGTAGAGgtagagaagaggaggaggcagcaGATGGACATAGAATGTGGTTGACCCGCGACGTCGGAAtttttttcctttgtttgtctgtctctcaaTCTCTCCAAAGAAAGACCTCCGTGTATATTATGTGCACTAAACTGCGTAACTACCTAGAGAGCGCTATTCTGTAGATATATGGCTAACCAGATCTACCGTTACACCAAACGTGATACTCATTCACATGTAGCAAAATTTGCATGACTGTCGGTGTCAGACGAGTCTAGATACGGTGTAGATAACTACTCAGGCTGACACGCTTCGACCGGTCACGAATGCCAgtgaacagaggaaaacagtTTTGTTTGGCGAGCTTCGACACGCACCGCATCTGCTCAGGGTTTAGATGTTTCATTGCCAGAAGCTGGAGTGGGGGTTTTGGGTGTATATTTCTAGATATTGTTCGGAACTCGGCATCGGGGCCCGCAACAACGCTTGTCCCTTTGTAAATAGCACGAATGGTACAGCAGACACCAACCTCACACAGTAGTTCGAAAATTATAATTGCGGCCATAATGTACACCATTCAAGATGGGTGTGGTAACCTGAGGTGTGCAAAATTGGCGATGGTGGACTCACACGTGGCTGACATTTCGTTGTTGAAGCGTTGGCCCAGAGTCAAAGTCAGAGACAACTGAAGCTGACAGTGGACGGCATGGCCTATAGTACGGGCAAGGCTTTGTAAGAGACATTGCACATGGGTAAGGATTAAGCACTGCCGTCATCAGCGGCAACCTTACAATGCCATGAGATCTAACGGTGAAGGCGACTATATGCCACGGTGACGGAAAACAAATCAAAAGAATATTCTCCACAGGGGAGAAGGACTTCGCCTTCACACTGCCCTTCCCCATCATTTCAAACCTTCACTCACACCGATAATCTGGATCTACCAGACCAGGTGTCTGACATAACCGAACGGCTGCACACCTCTGTTCTACACCTCTTGACACATTCACATATCCGATACCAAAACTTGGGCACATGGAAAAATACCGTTAGAAAACGCAAACATCTATTTCCAGACTTTACTAGTTACATATGGAAGATAATCACCACATCTAATTTCACAAACACAAAACTCTTTCAATGTCAAAGCACCCCAGTTCGTAGGCATGACGGACGTGCGACAGATTTCGCCTGAACTTAGCACAACTTCGTATGTACTAGCACTCTCTTGAACTCTCTTTGCACTCACAAAATTCCCTGTTCTTGGGAATGTCTCCATCTTGCCCATATAGAAATTTGATTTGTCCAGCCGTAGAAACAGCTTTTCGAGCACGTTTGGCACTTCAGCTGTCTGGTATGGAGGCACCGAGGCCTCCAACTTTGACGAGACGCTCCGCGATGAGTAGGAGACATTCCCTTCACGTAACTTGCCAAAATAATTTCCCCCCTATGCCATTACTGTGAAGCCGTTTATTCCATCTCGACTGCCAGACACCAGGAACATAACCACCACCGTCACCTTGCTCTCATTTTACAGTATTCAGCCTTTGCTACTCGAGGAAGATCGTGCTGAAGAGGAGATGCTAGGGAATACCGGTACGATTCGAAAGTATGTTACGAAGTGGTCGACTGGAATGAAGTTATCTGGGTGTGACAATTCGATCAAACCAGACGCCGCTTGTGAGACTAATCAATGGCTCATGCTAAAGATTCAGCATTCCCCATAAACAAATGCTGGGAAAAGGCAACTCTGAGGGTGCGAGACCCGAGACAGGGTGTGCGCCGCTGTAGGGGCCGGACCCCTTTATGTTTGGTTGAACCGGCCTGCTCCGGATGGAACGCCTTCCCCTGATTGGCAATGGCTTGGCCGTTGCAAGTGCATCACCGCAAAAAATATGTTGAACACTCGAATGGTACTGAGATGCGCACCTCTACGTCAGCACTGTTGATCGAACAGCGTCCACGAGTGTACAACCTTGCCTGCTGCTTACAGAAGGCGCTTTAAGATGCAT
This window of the Toxoplasma gondii ME49 chromosome VI, whole genome shotgun sequence genome carries:
- a CDS encoding histone H4 (encoded by transcript TGME49_239260~Gene product name based on ToxoDB Community Expert Annotation.), which encodes MSGRGKGGKGLGKGGAKRHRKVLRDNIQGITKPAIRRLARRGGVKRISGLIYEEIRGVLKVFLENIIKDSVTYTEHARRKTVTAMDIVYSLKRQGRTLYGFGG